Part of the Sulfitobacter donghicola DSW-25 = KCTC 12864 = JCM 14565 genome, CAGCCAGACCTCTCCTTCGTCAGGTTTCATGAGGCCAGCGACCAATTTGGTCAGCGTGGATTTACCACAGCCAGAAGGCCCGACGACAGCGGCAAAGGTGCCAGCAGGCACAGCCACATTAAGGCCGTCAAGCACAGGCAAAGGCCCACTTGCCGTCTGGTAAGCGTGCCGCGCATTTTTTATTTCAATGAGATTTTCGATGAGAATACCTTTGGGTACGGGGCCACCAATGCGGCGACCCCGCTGGTTTTTATTGTAACGTCAAACTGCCATCGGTCGGCAGATAGCTTGGGTCAAAATACAGCGCTGGGTCTGGCTCGTTGACGAACTCATAAACCGATTTGGTTTGTTCGATCGCGCTGGCCATACGGTCAGCGTCGATGCCGCCCATGCCCTTTTCGATTACGTATTCCGTCAAGACGTTTGCATCGATGGCCATTTGAAGACGCTCGGTTTCAAGCGCGGCGTCAGCTGCTGGGTTACGGCCCATCAACGCCTTGATCGCCGCGTCAGGTGCCGCAATCGCATCTTTCCACCCCATCGCAACCGCCCCAAGAAACGATGTAACTGCCTGTGGGTTCGCCTCTGCAAAATCGGTATTCACGATGATCGCGTTGCCATAAAGATCGACGCCATAATCGGCCATCAACAGCACTGAAATATCATCTTCCTCAATGCCCAAACGTTTGAGGTTTAGGGTCGAAGAGAAAGAGAAACCTGTGATTGCGGCGACGTTGCCTTCGGCCAACATGGGCTCTCGCGTCGGAAAGCCAACAGGCTCGACTGTGATCTTCTCGACATCAATACCGGTTTCAGCGGCAAAGATCGGGAACTGCGCCCAAGCACCGTCAGGGGGAGGCGCGCCCAGTACTTTACCTTCGAGGTCTGATGGTTCGCTCACACCCAAAGACGGGCGACCAACGACAGCAAAAGGCGGTTTATCATAAACCATCATGACAGCGGTGACAGGTGCGTCAGGGTTTTGATCAAGGAAACGCATCAAGGAATTGATATCGGCAAAGCCAATCGGAAACGCGCCAGTTGCCACCTTTGGAATAGCGTCCAATGAACCGGCACCTTCGCTAATTG contains:
- a CDS encoding ABC transporter substrate-binding protein gives rise to the protein MRFDKAMIAAFAVALASPAAAETKMPFALDWKFEGPSAPYFHALDAGYFADADLTVTISEGAGSLDAIPKVATGAFPIGFADINSLMRFLDQNPDAPVTAVMMVYDKPPFAVVGRPSLGVSEPSDLEGKVLGAPPPDGAWAQFPIFAAETGIDVEKITVEPVGFPTREPMLAEGNVAAITGFSFSSTLNLKRLGIEEDDISVLLMADYGVDLYGNAIIVNTDFAEANPQAVTSFLGAVAMGWKDAIAAPDAAIKALMGRNPAADAALETERLQMAIDANVLTEYVIEKGMGGIDADRMASAIEQTKSVYEFVNEPDPALYFDPSYLPTDGSLTLQ